The Alphaproteobacteria bacterium sequence TCGGCATCGGTTGCCCGATCGCCGGCCGTTTGATGGACCATTGGGGCCCCCGTTGGACCTATGTGCTTGGCGCGGTGGGGCTGGCGCTGGGGTTTTGGGCCGCCCGGTCCTCCAGCGCCCTCTGGCAGTTTTATCTTGCGATTGGCGTGTGCGTCGGCTTGTCGGGCGCCTTGGTCGGTACCGTCAGCCACGCGGCGCTTCTGGCCCGATGGTTCGGCGCCAATCTGACCATCGCGATTGCCGCCGCCGCCGCCGCCTCCGGCATTGGGGTGCTGGTGTTCGCGCCGTTGCTGCAATGGCTGATCGACGCCGATGGCTGGCGCTGGACCTATGCCATGCTGGCTGCCGTGGCGCTGGGGCTGGCGGTGATTCTGTTCGCGCTGCCGTGGCATCGTTTGGGCGGGCCGAAAACACCGGTTCTCGCCCGCCGCGCACCGCCGGCGTCGGGTTCGGATCCGGTCGCCCTGTCTCCCCCCGTGACCGGAGCGCGCGATGCCTATCGCCAGACCCGGTTCTGGGCCCTGTTCGGGTTGCAGTTCCTGACCGCGGTCAGCGTGTTCAGTCTCAACCCCCAGATCGTCGCGCTGTTGGTCGACCATGGCTTCGATCCGCTGGCTTCGGCCAGTGCATTCGGGGCCGCCGGCTTTATGGGAACGGCCGGCTTGATGGTGTTCGGCTGGCTGGCGGATCGGCGTGGCCGCACCCTGGCCTTGAGCCTGAGTTTTGCCATGACCATTGCGGGGTTCGCGGCCCTGGGCCTGGTGACGGTCGTGTCGTCCTGGTGGTTGGTCGGCCTGTTCGTCCTCATTTACGGACCGACCTTTGGCGCGCGCGGGCCCATCGTCAACGGCCTGATTCCCCGCGTCTTTGGCCGGGGTCCCAGTTTGGGGCTGATCCTGGGATCGGTCCATATGGGCCTGGGCCTGGGGGCCGCGACCGGGGCCACGCTGGGGGGATATCTGCACGACATCAGCGGCTACCGCGCCGTCATTCTGGTTGCGATCGCCGCATCCGCTGCGGCCTTGACCCTGTATTTGTCAGTGGGGTCGGTGCGCAAGGCGTGACGTGGCGGGCGGCTTGGGCTAGAAACGCCGAATGACCGACACAACCGTCTTATCGCTTCTCGATGACCTCGTCGCCCGGGCCCGTTCGGCCGGCGCGGACGCCGCCGACGCCGTCGCCGTGCGCGGCGACAGCCTGTCCGTGGCCTGGCGCCGCGGCGCCCTGGAACACGTCGAACGCAGCGAGGGTGAGGATATCGGCCTGCGCGTTCTGATCGGCCGCCGCCAGGCCGCCGCCTCCAGCGCCGACCGCTCGCCCGCCGCCCTGGCCGCTCTGGTCGAGCGCGCGGTGGCCATGGCCAAGGTCGCGCCGGAAGACCCGACCGCCGGGCTAGCCGATCCGGCGCAACTGGCCCGCGACTGGCCCGACCTCGACTTGTTCGATCCGTCGGAACCCACTGTCGAGGAACTGAGCGGGTTCACCGCCGCGGCGGAAGAGGCGATGCTGGCCGTGCCCGGCGTCTCCGCCAACAGCGAGGGGGCCGAGGCCAGCTGGGGCCGGTCCGCCCTGGCGGTGGTCGCCAGCAACGGCTTCGCCGCCCAGTACCAGCGCACCGGCTCCTCGCTCACCGCGGTCGCGCTGGCCGGCGAGGGCACCGGCATGGAGCGCCAGTACGATTCCCACAGCGTCGTGCACCGCGCCGACCTGGAGCCGCCGGACCTGATCGGCCGCCGCGCCGGCGAGCGCGCGGTCAAGGCGCTGGGCGCCCGCAAGCCGAAAAGCCAGGCCGTCCCCATCGTGTTCGAGCGCCGGGTGGCGAGCGGCATGCTGATGACACTGGCCGGCGCCATCAACGGCCAGGCCATCGCGCGCGGCACCAGTTTCCTGAAAGGCGCCATGGGCGAGCCGGTGTTCGCCAAGGGCGTGCGCGTCATGGACGACCCGCGTCGCCACCGTGGTCTCGCCTCGCGCCCGTTCGATGGCGAAGGGCTGCCGGCCGAACCTCTGGCCCTGATCGAGGACGGCGTGTTGCAGTGCTGGCTGCTGAATCTTGCCACGGCCCGCCAGCTCGGGCTGGAGAGCAATGGACGGGCGACGCGCAGCATCGGCGCCGCGCCGGGCATCGGTGCAACCAATCTTTACATGGAGCCGGGCGAGCAGACGCCGGAGGCTATGATCCGCGAGATCGAGCAGGGCCTGTTCGTCACGCAGTTGATCGGTCAGGGGGTCAACATCGTCACCGGCACCTATTCCCGCGGCTGCACCGGCTTCTGGATCGAGAAGGGTGAGATCGCCTACCCGGTCAGCGAAATCACCATCGCCGGCAATCTGCGAGAGATGTTCCAGGGCATAAGGCCGGCCAGCGATCTGGAATTTCGCTCCAGCGTCAATGCGCCGACCCTTCGGATCGACGGCATGACGGTCGCAGGGGCGTGACGCGCGGTGAAGCGGTTTCTGGGCAGTGAGGCCGTACAGGCCGCCTTGCCGTCCGTCGCGGCGGCGTATCTAAAGACGGCGCGCGCCTGTTTCCGGTTGGTGCGTGACGACTCGGCGAAGGGTGAGGCGATCCTGGCGCGCGGCAAGCCGGTGCTGGCCTGCTTCTGGCACGGCCGGTTGTTGCCCATGGCGCTCTGCTGGCGCAGTACGCGGGGCGATATCCTGATTTCGCGCTCGCGCGATGGCCGCCTGATCGCCAACACCGCCCGCAAGCTGGGCTATGGCGTGGTCGAAGGTTCGACCGCCCGTGGCCAGCGCAACCGGGGCAGCGTTTCCGCAGCCCGGCAGGTGGTGTTGCGCCTGCAGGAAGGCCGGCTTATCGGCATCACCCCGGACGGGCCGCGTGGCCCGCGCATGCGCGCCAGCGCCGGTGCGATCCGCCTGGCCCAGATGGCCGGGGTCGATCTGGTGCCGGTGTCGGCGGCGCTCTCTCCCGCCATCCGCATCGGCTCCTGGGACCGGATGATCGTGCCGGTGCCGGTGCCGTTCACCCGCGCGGCGTTCCTGGTCGGCGACCCGATCGTCATCCCCGCCGATGCCAGCGCGACCGAGCGCGAGCGCCTGCGCCTACAGCTCGAAACCGAGATGAACCGCCTGACGGCGGAGGCCGACGACCTGGTTGGGGCGCCGGCGGTGAAGCCGGCCGAGCCGGCGCCGGCATGAGGAGGCCGGCCTCGTGCTCCTGTCGCTCTATCGTCTTCTGACCCGGCTGGCCGGGCCGTTCGTCCGGCTGTATCTGCGCCGCCGCCAGGCCGAGGGCCGCGAGGACCCGGTGCGCCTGCCGGAGCGTCTGGGCCATCCGGGACTGGCCCGACCCTCGGGCCGGCTGGTCTGGTGCCACGCCGCCAGCGTCGGCGAGGCGATCTCGGTGCTGCCGTTTCTCGACCGCTTCCGCCTGGAAAACCCGGACTGGCGCATTCTCCTGACCACCGGCACGGTCACGTCGGCGCGGCTGATCCAGGACCGGGCGCCGGACGGGGTGCTGCACCAGTATGTGCCCGTGGACCGGCCCGGTCCGGTCGGTCGCTTTCTCGACCACTGGCAACCGCAACTGGCCCTGTGGGTGGAGTCCGAACTCTGGCCCAATCTGATCTCGCTCACCCACGAGCGCGGCATCCCCATGGTGCTGCTGAACGGCCGCATGTCGGACCGTTCGGCCAGCGGCTGGCGCCGTTGGCCGCGCACGGCCCGCCGCTTGCTGGCGTCGTTCGACCTGGTGCTGCCGCAAACCGCGGAGGATGCCGCCCGCTTCATCCGCCTGGGCGCGCCGCATGTCGAGGTGCGCGGCAATCTGAAATCCGCGGCCCCGCCCTTGCCCTACGACGCCGACGAACTGCGTCGCCTGCAGGCGATCATCGGCCAGCGGCCCTGCTGGGTCGCCGCCAGCCTGCATCCGGGCGAGGACGAGGCGGTGGCGGCGGTTCATGAGGCGCTGGTCCGGGAACGGCCGGACCTGCTGACCATTGTCGTGCCCCGCCATCCGCATCGGGGCGTGACCTGGGCCGAGACCAGCTTCCAGCGTTTCAAGCCGCAATTGCGCAGCCGCGGCGACTGGCCGGACGGCGCGGTCTATATCGCGGATACGCTGGGCGAGCTGGGCCTGTTCTATCGCCTCGGCAAGGTGGCTTTTGTCGGCGGCTCGCTGGTCGAAATCGGCGGCCACAACCCGCTGGAGCCGGCGCGCCTCGGCGCCGCCATCCTGTTCGGCCCGCACGTGTTCAATTTCCGCGAGGTGTGCGAGAGCCTGTGTGCCGCCGGCGGCGCCTATCGCACGCCGGATGCCGAGGCCGTCGCCAAGGCCGTGTGGGCACTGCTGGAGGATGACGGGCTGCGTCGGCATATGATCGACGCGGCCGCCCGCGTTGCCGCTGCGGAAAGCCAGGTGCTGGAGCAGGTGCTGGCCGCCCTTTCGCCCCACATTGCCGCCGCCACGCCGGCCCGGCCGCGGACCGAGCCGCATGCGCACTCCTGAGTTCTGGCAGCGGGACTCCCTCTGGTCGTGGCTGCTGGCGCCTGCGGGGTGGCTCTACGCCGTCGCCGGCTGGTGGCGCTGGCGGCGCGCGCGTCCGGTGCGGGCACCGGTGCCGGTCGTCTGTGTCGGCAATCTGGTGGCGGGCGGTGCCGGCAAAACGCCGACAGTGCTCGCATTGGCCGATCTGCTGCGGGATCGGACCCCGCACGCGCTCAGCCGCGGCTATGGCGGGCGCCTGTCCGGTGTGGTCCGGGTCGACCCCGCCCGGCATTCGGCCGAGGATGTCGGTGACGAACCCTTGCTGCTGGCTCGCCATCTGCCGGCCTGGATCTCGCGCGATCGTCCGGCGGGCGCCCGTGCCGCGGCAGAAGCCGGCGCGGGCCTGATCCTCATGGATGACGGCTTCCAGAACCCGACACTGGCGAAGACCGTCTCGCTACTGGTGATCGACGCGGCTCAGGGCCTGGGCAATGGCCGCTGCCTGCCGGCGGGGCCGCTGCGCGAGCCGGCGGCGCGGGGGTTTGCCCGGGCCGATGCCGTGGTGCTGATCGGCGAGGGCTCGCCGGCCCTGCCGTTCGCCGGCCCCGTGTTCCACGCCCACGTCCGGCCGTTAGCGGCGGGCGCGTCGTGGCGGGGCCGCGCCGTGGTTGCCTTCGCCGGCATCGCCCGGCCCGAGAAGTTGTTCGCGACCCTGCGCACGCTTGGCGCCGACCTACGCTCCACGCAGGCCTTCGCCGACCACCACCGTTTCCAAGACACCGAATTGCAGGCTCTGGCCCGTGTGGCCGGATCGGACGCGGTGCTGGTCACCACCGAAAAAGACCATGTCCGGTTGCCGGCGGACTGGCAAAAGCGGGTGGAGCCGTTGCCCGTTGCCCTGCAATTCGAGGACCCGGCCGCCCTGACCGCCTGGCTGACAACCCGCCTCGCATCCGCTCGCCTGGAAGCCGCCCCATGACCCGAACCCGCTTGCAACGCTGGCTGCTCGACCCGTTGGAATATGCGCTGTTGCGATCGCTGTTCGGCCTGCTGGGCCTGCTGTCGCCCGAGCAGGCGTCGAACCTGGGAGGCTGGGTGGCGCGCACCATCGGGCCGCGTATCCCCGCCTCCAACCGCATCCGCCGCAACCTGGCCCTGGCCATGCCCGAACTCGGTCCCGCGGAATGCGAGGCCATCGTCCGGGCTTGCTGGGACAATCTGGGGCGCATTTTCGGCGAGATGCCGCATCTGGACGCGATCACCGGCGACGACCGGGTGGAACTCGACCCGGCGACCCTGGATCGGTTGTGGGCGGCGAAGGGCGAGGGACGGGCCATGATCTTCGTCGGCGCGCATCTCTCGAATTTCGAGGTGTTCGGCCGGGTTGCCGCGCGGTCGGGCTTCCCTCAGGCGTTGATCTACCGCCGCGCCAACAACCCGCTGGTCGATGCCTATTTCCGCCGCATGCGTGGGCCGGACCTGCAACTCTTCCCGAAAAGCCTGGATGGTTTTCGCGCCATTCAGCGGGTGATGGCGGCCGGCGGCAATCTTGGCATGTTGATCGACCAGAAGCTGAACGAGGGCATTGCCGTGCCGTTTTTCGGCCGGCCGGCCATGACCACGCCGGCGCCCTCGCAAATGGCGATGCGCTTCCGGGCCGTCGTGGTCATCGGCTATGCGGAGCGTATGGGGCCGGCCCGCTATCGTCTGCACGCCGAAGTGATCGACCTGCCGCAGCCGGCAGACCGGTCGGTGAAAGCGCGTAAGGCGGCGGACTATGAGGCGACCGCCCTGCTGAACCGCCGCATCGAGGCACAGATCCGGGCCCAGCCGGGCAACTGGTTCTGGCTGCACCGCCGCTGGCCGGACTCGAAAGGCCCCTGGCCCGACCCCAATTTGCCCCCGTCCTCCCGGTCGCCCGGGCCCTGAGGGGGGCCCGATCCTCGCCGCAAGTATTGTGCGTCTCCCCCTGGAGATCCCGGCCCTCACCTCCGGCTCGGCCGGGAAAGCGCTGAAGCTAAGCCGCTTTCCCGGCCTTGAGCCGGGATCTGCCGCCGCTCCTACCAGTACATCACCGCGGTTTCGCCCCTGCGGAACGACCAGTACAGGCGAACGCGCACCACATAGCTTCGGCCGCGCTCCAGGCGCTGCTCCAACTTGGCGTTGCGATCCGAGCCGCTGTCGTCATCGCCGGCGACATAGCGCAGGTCGCCATTGTCCTCCTCGGTGAACAGGACGAGTACGGCGTCCGATTGACCGAAGGTCTGGAGGGTGTAGCTGCGGCTCATCTGCGGCTTGATCCGGAAATCCGCCTGCTCGCTCGGCTCCAGCGTGATCCGGCGCGACTCGAACAGGTCGAGTTCGGGGATTATGGGCGCCATTGGCGGGTAGAAATGCCGGACCTGTTCCTTGTCGGCGTCGGAGAGCCCCGCTTTCGGGATCAGGCCGGTGCGGCCCAGCGGTTCCGGCTTCAGGATCAGACCGGGTGCGAAGCGGTAGTGCATGATCGAGTCGCGATCCCAGGGCGAGCCGCTGACCTGGTCGAACGGCAGCTTGCGCAGGATGTTGTGGCGGATTGTCTGCTCCGGCCAGCTGTTCGGCGGGCCGCTGAACTCTTCCAGCACCGCCGGCTCGTCCCAGACGATGCCGGCCATCGGGTTCTGGTGTTCGTGCGGGAAGCCCATGGCGTGGCCGATTTCGTGCAAGGCGGTGTCGTGGCCATAGGGTGTGGTCAGGTCCCAGCCGAAATTCATGGTCCGGTTGTCCGGGCTCTTGGCCTCCCAGTAATCGATATTGTCGCGGCCGACATAGGACCAGGAGCCGTCGTTCTGGTCGAAGCCGATGCGGATCTCGGCCTCGGTCGGCTCGTGCACCTCTTCGAATTCCAGGCCGATGCCCAGATTCTTCCAGGTCTTGAAGGCATCGCGCACGGCCTGCATCTGGGCGTCGTCGGCGCCCCAGGGGGCGTCGCGGAAGAAGAAATAGTGCAGGACGGTGCCGTTGGTCCATTTCTTCTCGTTCATGCGCACCAGCGACAGGCGCCGGCCGCTGACCGTGTCGGCCACGGGCCGGACCGGAACCACCGGTTCGGCGCAATACGGAACCTTCTCGAATTTGGGTTTGCGCGCCGCCATGACTTGTCCTCCAACCGGTCCCGGTCCACCGTCCGACTATCGGCACAGGCGGCCGAAACCCGTTGAAGGTTAACACAGATCGGGCGCGCTCCCAACGCCCGTTGCGGCGATGGCGTCAGGCAATCGGCGGCAGGGTTGCGCGGAACACGCCTTGCATCACCATGCCATGGGCGCGGACATGCTTGCCGGCGTGCCGTTCCAGCCCCTTCACGTCCCGCAGGGTGTAGTCGCCGTCGTCGATGGAGAGCACCGAGGCGTCGCCCGGCGTGCCGATCTCCAGCGAGCCCAGTTCGGGCCGGCCGATGGCATTGGCCGGGCCCTGGGTGGACGCGCGGATGACCTCGGCCTCGCTCATGCCCAGGTGCAGGAATTTCGACATGGTCACCAACTGGTCGTAGGCCGGGCCCTCGATGCTGAGCGAGTGCACGTCGGACGAGATGCAGTCGGGCAGGAAGCCGGCCGAGACCATGTCGTCCGCGGTTTTCCAGCCGAACGAGCCGCCGCCATGGCCGACATCGAAGATTACGCCGCGCTCGCGCGCCGCTAGCACTTCCTCACGCACGCGGCCGTCATAGTGGCTGGGTGCGCCGGGGAAGGGGCGGAAGCAGTGGGTGAGCACGTCGCCCTTGCGCAGGCGGGCCAGCACCTCCTTGCGCGACGGTGGCGGGTAGTCCAGGTGGCACATGACCGGCAGGCCGGCAGCGTCCGCGACTTCCAGGGCGATGTCGAGCGGGGCTGCACCCTTGCCGCCGGAGGCGGTCATGCCGATGCGGACCTTGACGCCGCAGATGATGTCGCGGTGCCGCTCGATCGCGTTCAGGCAGGATTCCGCATGCAGCAGGCGGAAATCGGCGCATTCCCCGACCATGACGGTTTTCGAGAACGCAAAAATTCCGGCAAACGAGATGTTGATATAGCTGACGATGTTGACGTCCGCCGGCTCGACGATGTGGCGGCGATAGCCATCGAAATTCGCCGGACCCGCGGTGCCGGCGTCGACCAGCGTGGTGCAGGCGGTCGCCAGCGCGTAAGGATCGGGCTCGATGCCGATGGAGGTGTGCCCCGCATAGACATGGGTGTGCAGGTCGATCAGGCCCGGGGTCACCATCTTGCCCGACACGTCGCGCACGTCGCGGGCTTGCAGCCCGTCGCCGATCGCGGCGACCTTGCCGTCGGCAAAGGCGATGTCGGTGACGCGGTCGATCTTCTGGGCCGGGTCGACGATGCGGCCGCCTTTCAACACCAGGTCATGCATGGGGGGAACTTTCGTCTGCGGTGGAAACGGTTACGGCCAGGCGGGCAAGCCGACCGTAAGCCCATCCCGATAGCACGACCGCTGCGGCAAACAAAGCGATCCCGAGCCCCAGATTGGCCGCAGTCAATAGTGAACCTTCCAGTGCGAGGATGACGACGGCGACGATGAACACGTCCAGCATCGACCATTTCGCTATCGCCGCCAGCGGATGCAGCCAGCGCTTCGCCGGCAGGCTGGCGATGTCCGCCCCATAGAACACCCAGAGGCCCAGCCCCACCTTCGCCAGCGGCAGCACGACCGTGAAGGCGAACAACACCGCGAACAGGCTGTAATGCCCCTTGTTCCAAAAGGTCCACGCCGCCCCCCAGAGCGAATAGTCCTGGCTCAGAACCCAGAGATTCTGGAAGTGCAGGCTTGGCAGGACCAAGCCAGCCACCAGCAGCGGCAGGCACACAAGCAAAGCGGGGCCGACCAGCCGGTCGGCCCCGGATGCGCTGCGTCCCAGCGTTCGCGTCATTTCGCCTTGGCGGCGGCCTGGGGATTGGCGCGCGGGTCGGCGTGCGGAATCGGGATGGCGCCGCCGCGGGTCTTGTCGACGAAGGCGCCGCCGGTGGGATCGACCTCGCCGGACTCGATCCGCCGCTTGCCGGCCGCCTTCACCGTCGGGATTTGGTCCCGCGGCAGGTCAGCCATGCGCTCCTTGCGGGCCAGCGCCGCCTCGATATAGGGGGCAAGTTCGGCCTGTTTGGCCTTTTGCCGCTTGTCTTCCCGCTCCTTGAAGGCCGGCAGCAGGGTGTCGGCAAAGGTTTCCAGCGTCTCGCAAATGTGCTCGTGCGCGTTGCGGCCCACCTGCTGGACGAAGATGATCTGGTCGAGGCCGATGTCCTCATAGCCGCGCAGATGCGCCTCCACCTGCTCCGGCGTGCCGATGCCGCCGCGACCGGCATTGTCGGGCAGGGAGTCGTAGACCTCGTCGAACATCTCGGCCACGCCCGTTACCGTTGGCGTGTGTGCGCCGAAATTGGTGTAGTGCGCCAGCGAGTAGCCGAAATAGCGGAAGCCCGGCAGGCCGCGCCGCTCCGCCTCGGCCTCGTCCTTGTGCAGGGAAAAACCGCTCACCGCCGCCAGGTTCGGGTTGACCGTGTGGCCCAGGGGCACACACTCGTCCGACTTGATGATGGCGTAGTAGTCCTTCACCCACTCGGCTGCCTGCTCCGGCTCGACGAAGCCGAAAATCAGCGCGCCCATGCCGAACCGTGCGGCGCGCAGGATCGAGTCGCGGCGCGAGCAGGCGAGCCAGAGCGGCGGGTGCGGTTTCTGGAACGGCTTCGGCAGCACGTTGCGCGCCGGCATGGAGAAATACTGGCCCTGATAGCCGGGATAGGGCGCCATCGCCATCATGTTGGCGGCCTGCTCGGCGCCTTCGCGCCATTGGGAGTGTTTCTCCTCCGGCACGATGTTGAAGCCTTCCATCTCCATCAGCGTGGCGCTTTCGCCCGTGCCCCATTCGACGCGGCCATTGGAGAGCAGGTCCAGGGTCGCGACGCGCTCGGCCACCCGGGCCGGGTGGTTGTAGAGCGGCGAGGTCAGGTTGATGCCGTGGCCGAGCCGGATGTTTTTGGTCCGCTGACTGGCGGCCGCCAGGAACACTTCCGGCGCGCTGGAATGCGAGTATTCCTCCAGGAAGTGATGCTCCACCTCCCAGACATGGTCGATGCCGAGCCGGTCGGCCAGTTCGATCTGTTCCAGGGACTCGTGAAACACCCGGTGTTCCGAGCGCTCGTCCCAGGGGCGGGGCACCTGGTGCTCGTAAAACAGGCCGAATTTCATGGGGCGATATCCTCTGCGTGCTAGCGTTCTGCGTTGGGCGAAACTCTAACCGCTTAGCCCTTTCGGGTCGAGGCGGGGCCGCCGCACGGCCGTCACCGGCAGCCCCAGCCCGGCGAGGCGGGCGAGGCACACCTCGCGCGGCTCCTCGATCACGCTCCAGGTGCGGCCGGTGGCGTGCACCACCGTGCCCTCGCCGGTGTCGATGACCACATGGCCTTTCACATAGATCGTGTCGCCGCGTTGCCAGGCGTCCGGTTGCGGTGGCACCGGCGCGCCGATGCTCGCGGCCTGCTGGTCGCTGTCGCGCCGGCAGGCAAGGCCACAGGCGGCGAGCGCGATTTGCACCAGGCCGGAACAGTCCACCCCGCCGGCGCCGCGCCCGCCCCAGAGATAGGGCAGGCCGATCAGGCGTCGCGCCACTGCCACCCAATCGCGTTCGGGTTCGGCGATGGGCCGCAAATGGCCGGCAAAGACATAGCCGCCATCCTCCAGTCGTGCGAACCGGCCTCCGTCTTCCGCGACGGCGAGCGGCGTGCCCAGGCTCGGATAAGCCGTTGGCGAGCCTTCCTGCTTCGCGTCCGGCAGCACCACGGTCTGGCGCGCACAAACCACATGCGTGGCCTCCCGCCAGCCGTCGGCCAGCGCCCGGCGGCGGACATAGCCGACATAGCCGTCATGCCGGCTTTGCACCCAGGCCCAGTCGCCGGCCTCGTCGAACACGGTGACCGCCTCGCCGGGCAAAAGCTGGCTGTCCATCGGCGCCGGTGGTTCGGGGCGACGCAGCAGCGGTTCGGCGGCGCCGACAATCCGGGCGGGCCGGCCCGCGACGAACCGGGGTGCCGGGACCCGGCCACGCAGCCGCGCATCCGCCAGATCCGGGCGAAACGCGTGCAGGCGCCAGTCGAGCGGTTCGGAAGGGGTGTCGGGAGTTTCGGGGGCGCTCAAACCGTCAGGAACCCTTCCATCGCCGCCACTGACGGGCCGCCGACCCGCACCGCCGCGACCTGGTTGCCGCTCTTGTCCGCGGCGCCCTGGATCAGGCTCGGCCGACCCATTTCCAGTCCCTGGGCGATGGTGAGCGGGACGGTGCCGTCGCTCTTCGCGTCCAGATGGGCCAGAAAGCCGGTGAGTGCCGCCGCGGCGCTGCCGGTGGCCGGGTCCTCGATCACGCCGTGCAACGGCGCCAGCATTCGCGCCTGCACCTGGTGCGCCCCAGTGCGGACATAG is a genomic window containing:
- a CDS encoding LLM class flavin-dependent oxidoreductase, whose protein sequence is MKFGLFYEHQVPRPWDERSEHRVFHESLEQIELADRLGIDHVWEVEHHFLEEYSHSSAPEVFLAAASQRTKNIRLGHGINLTSPLYNHPARVAERVATLDLLSNGRVEWGTGESATLMEMEGFNIVPEEKHSQWREGAEQAANMMAMAPYPGYQGQYFSMPARNVLPKPFQKPHPPLWLACSRRDSILRAARFGMGALIFGFVEPEQAAEWVKDYYAIIKSDECVPLGHTVNPNLAAVSGFSLHKDEAEAERRGLPGFRYFGYSLAHYTNFGAHTPTVTGVAEMFDEVYDSLPDNAGRGGIGTPEQVEAHLRGYEDIGLDQIIFVQQVGRNAHEHICETLETFADTLLPAFKEREDKRQKAKQAELAPYIEAALARKERMADLPRDQIPTVKAAGKRRIESGEVDPTGGAFVDKTRGGAIPIPHADPRANPQAAAKAK
- a CDS encoding lauroyl acyltransferase, with amino-acid sequence MTRTRLQRWLLDPLEYALLRSLFGLLGLLSPEQASNLGGWVARTIGPRIPASNRIRRNLALAMPELGPAECEAIVRACWDNLGRIFGEMPHLDAITGDDRVELDPATLDRLWAAKGEGRAMIFVGAHLSNFEVFGRVAARSGFPQALIYRRANNPLVDAYFRRMRGPDLQLFPKSLDGFRAIQRVMAAGGNLGMLIDQKLNEGIAVPFFGRPAMTTPAPSQMAMRFRAVVVIGYAERMGPARYRLHAEVIDLPQPADRSVKARKAADYEATALLNRRIEAQIRAQPGNWFWLHRRWPDSKGPWPDPNLPPSSRSPGP
- a CDS encoding C40 family peptidase is translated as MSAPETPDTPSEPLDWRLHAFRPDLADARLRGRVPAPRFVAGRPARIVGAAEPLLRRPEPPAPMDSQLLPGEAVTVFDEAGDWAWVQSRHDGYVGYVRRRALADGWREATHVVCARQTVVLPDAKQEGSPTAYPSLGTPLAVAEDGGRFARLEDGGYVFAGHLRPIAEPERDWVAVARRLIGLPYLWGGRGAGGVDCSGLVQIALAACGLACRRDSDQQAASIGAPVPPQPDAWQRGDTIYVKGHVVIDTGEGTVVHATGRTWSVIEEPREVCLARLAGLGLPVTAVRRPRLDPKGLSG
- a CDS encoding amidohydrolase/deacetylase family metallohydrolase; this translates as MHDLVLKGGRIVDPAQKIDRVTDIAFADGKVAAIGDGLQARDVRDVSGKMVTPGLIDLHTHVYAGHTSIGIEPDPYALATACTTLVDAGTAGPANFDGYRRHIVEPADVNIVSYINISFAGIFAFSKTVMVGECADFRLLHAESCLNAIERHRDIICGVKVRIGMTASGGKGAAPLDIALEVADAAGLPVMCHLDYPPPSRKEVLARLRKGDVLTHCFRPFPGAPSHYDGRVREEVLAARERGVIFDVGHGGGSFGWKTADDMVSAGFLPDCISSDVHSLSIEGPAYDQLVTMSKFLHLGMSEAEVIRASTQGPANAIGRPELGSLEIGTPGDASVLSIDDGDYTLRDVKGLERHAGKHVRAHGMVMQGVFRATLPPIA
- a CDS encoding 3-deoxy-D-manno-octulosonic acid transferase gives rise to the protein MLLSLYRLLTRLAGPFVRLYLRRRQAEGREDPVRLPERLGHPGLARPSGRLVWCHAASVGEAISVLPFLDRFRLENPDWRILLTTGTVTSARLIQDRAPDGVLHQYVPVDRPGPVGRFLDHWQPQLALWVESELWPNLISLTHERGIPMVLLNGRMSDRSASGWRRWPRTARRLLASFDLVLPQTAEDAARFIRLGAPHVEVRGNLKSAAPPLPYDADELRRLQAIIGQRPCWVAASLHPGEDEAVAAVHEALVRERPDLLTIVVPRHPHRGVTWAETSFQRFKPQLRSRGDWPDGAVYIADTLGELGLFYRLGKVAFVGGSLVEIGGHNPLEPARLGAAILFGPHVFNFREVCESLCAAGGAYRTPDAEAVAKAVWALLEDDGLRRHMIDAAARVAAAESQVLEQVLAALSPHIAAATPARPRTEPHAHS
- a CDS encoding lysophospholipid acyltransferase family protein, with translation MKRFLGSEAVQAALPSVAAAYLKTARACFRLVRDDSAKGEAILARGKPVLACFWHGRLLPMALCWRSTRGDILISRSRDGRLIANTARKLGYGVVEGSTARGQRNRGSVSAARQVVLRLQEGRLIGITPDGPRGPRMRASAGAIRLAQMAGVDLVPVSAALSPAIRIGSWDRMIVPVPVPFTRAAFLVGDPIVIPADASATERERLRLQLETEMNRLTAEADDLVGAPAVKPAEPAPA
- a CDS encoding tetraacyldisaccharide 4'-kinase: MRTPEFWQRDSLWSWLLAPAGWLYAVAGWWRWRRARPVRAPVPVVCVGNLVAGGAGKTPTVLALADLLRDRTPHALSRGYGGRLSGVVRVDPARHSAEDVGDEPLLLARHLPAWISRDRPAGARAAAEAGAGLILMDDGFQNPTLAKTVSLLVIDAAQGLGNGRCLPAGPLREPAARGFARADAVVLIGEGSPALPFAGPVFHAHVRPLAAGASWRGRAVVAFAGIARPEKLFATLRTLGADLRSTQAFADHHRFQDTELQALARVAGSDAVLVTTEKDHVRLPADWQKRVEPLPVALQFEDPAALTAWLTTRLASARLEAAP
- a CDS encoding paraquat-inducible protein A is translated as MTRTLGRSASGADRLVGPALLVCLPLLVAGLVLPSLHFQNLWVLSQDYSLWGAAWTFWNKGHYSLFAVLFAFTVVLPLAKVGLGLWVFYGADIASLPAKRWLHPLAAIAKWSMLDVFIVAVVILALEGSLLTAANLGLGIALFAAAVVLSGWAYGRLARLAVTVSTADESSPHA
- a CDS encoding MFS transporter — protein: MAGISDPSKWALPAAVIAICAFLTAVMRISYDSFAIFLLPLSREFGWARAETAGIYGAMMLCFGIGCPIAGRLMDHWGPRWTYVLGAVGLALGFWAARSSSALWQFYLAIGVCVGLSGALVGTVSHAALLARWFGANLTIAIAAAAAASGIGVLVFAPLLQWLIDADGWRWTYAMLAAVALGLAVILFALPWHRLGGPKTPVLARRAPPASGSDPVALSPPVTGARDAYRQTRFWALFGLQFLTAVSVFSLNPQIVALLVDHGFDPLASASAFGAAGFMGTAGLMVFGWLADRRGRTLALSLSFAMTIAGFAALGLVTVVSSWWLVGLFVLIYGPTFGARGPIVNGLIPRVFGRGPSLGLILGSVHMGLGLGAATGATLGGYLHDISGYRAVILVAIAASAAALTLYLSVGSVRKA
- a CDS encoding TldD/PmbA family protein yields the protein MTDTTVLSLLDDLVARARSAGADAADAVAVRGDSLSVAWRRGALEHVERSEGEDIGLRVLIGRRQAAASSADRSPAALAALVERAVAMAKVAPEDPTAGLADPAQLARDWPDLDLFDPSEPTVEELSGFTAAAEEAMLAVPGVSANSEGAEASWGRSALAVVASNGFAAQYQRTGSSLTAVALAGEGTGMERQYDSHSVVHRADLEPPDLIGRRAGERAVKALGARKPKSQAVPIVFERRVASGMLMTLAGAINGQAIARGTSFLKGAMGEPVFAKGVRVMDDPRRHRGLASRPFDGEGLPAEPLALIEDGVLQCWLLNLATARQLGLESNGRATRSIGAAPGIGATNLYMEPGEQTPEAMIREIEQGLFVTQLIGQGVNIVTGTYSRGCTGFWIEKGEIAYPVSEITIAGNLREMFQGIRPASDLEFRSSVNAPTLRIDGMTVAGA